From the genome of Ciona intestinalis chromosome 4, KH, whole genome shotgun sequence:
TGATGCGACAGTGTCTTCGTGTGATTTGTTACTTGATGCGTTTGAGATCCTGTTAGTATTGTTTCCGTTTTGCCAGTCGTGAAGTTTAAGTGCATTTGAGAGAAATACTCTGGTAGAACTGGAACTAAAACAAGattgttttgctttaaatGTAGATATAAATTTGTGATCGTTTTTAAAgatagcatatatatatagtggaaTATGGTTAAACGGGTCCCCAAACAAATATTgaccaatatttccaaactaTACAACCGTTTTTAGAGATATGACGAATTCCTGGTTTCAAAACTTAGACATCAGGCTTTAACAAAACTTACCAACGGCTGTAAGCAACATACTGTCGATCAGTAGGCTTACATATACGATCGCTATGACTATCGTCTTAGATTTGTGACATGGCTCGATATTTTCACTGCAGCTTAAACAACCCATAGAGTACTAAGTTGTATAAACTCTTGAATGATTGCTATTAATTACTACTGTTGGTCTTTCTCTGTttctgtttgtaaacaaaaattcacTGTACGTGCAGTTGCggttctattttaaaacaattgaatcCAATATCCAAATCCTACGGTCTACGCTATCCTGAAACTGTAATTTCCTTTCTGCTTCTGTTGCTGCAACTCTAGGGCGGCTGCGGTTCAATTCTGTCTTCCCGGAAACAATCTTAGAGTTCACCAACCAGATGGTACGCCCAATCATTAAAAGATGATTTTCTGACGTATAGTTTTTATAGCATTTCGTAAATTATAACTCGAGTTTGTagctataatttttttacacttaccaagttaaaaaatatgaatttgtgtatcttgaaaaaaaaggaagcaattaaaattattcaagGGAAGTTAACAGTGGTTGTGCCTGTGTCATGTGGTActaatgggggaagatgggacacttaagcacatattgccaaatatttccaaaatcaaattagatgacggttttggggtaataccacgaattagtaccatcattcctttattaattgacaacaatttaataaagtataataaaacacacgaggagttattaagcgatccgcacaacaggtaacattttacaaaatcaaaaacacACAGGCTAggtgggacagtttaaaatcattgctaattttgattaacaagtgtatttaaaaatattattttaagcgAACGATTAAGCGAATAACTTGACTAAAGTTCACGATTGCCGGCATGCCGTCCCGTGTAGCCTTTGTACTACACTGGTTCAGCAGGCTGAATGGTTGCTATATAGCTGTTCCCAATGGCAAACGTTTGCCTCTTTCGCACTTACAGCGCGGATACAATACAATACAGTTAGACACTGTCGTAACTTTTATTTCGACATACTTACCCGCCAGCAGAGTGACAAACATTCAAGCAAGACAAAATAGTCGAACGTACTATTCAGTGTTCACGTCTGATGAAGTATACTAGTATAATATACCCAGGTTGTAAGTCATGCATATATAGCCTTATTATGTCTCTATATGACTTATGCACTTTCGAAAAAAATCACAAGAGCTTATCGTTTAGAAAAGGGCATTTTAATTAGGTAGCCTTTACCATTAATTATTATGTTGTTCCTTTTTTGTTACCACGCCATTAGGTATTGTTTACATACAGATTGTTTTCTTTTGCTTTTGGAACAATCTTTCGGCTATAAAAAAGCATACTAACGAAAACAGAAGAAACCCAATAACAACGTAAATCTTCTCATACACGCATAGACTCGTGCTCCACGCTGTGCCAGCTACAATTCCTAGATTCGTGATACAGTTTTTAACACTAAAAGCGACGACCTCAGTGCCTTGAAAATAGTGTGCCGTCAAACCTAATATGAAACGAAATTATTACCTTATAACAACCGAATGCTTATAGTCTATCTTTATTAAAcgtatttataaatctttaccTTTAAGCATATTGTTCAGAATTCCTTGTCCAAATCCAAGGAAAGCACCAAGCAAGTATATGACCCATGTATTGTTGGGGTGGGGTTGCCAAAAGTTACTACATAAGAATGTACCTAAGTGCCAACACGTAACCACTATTGCATATTTCGTTCTTCCAAGTCGATATAGAACGTGACCCCCAAAAGTTGTTCCGGATATGGTAAAAGCTCCAAGAACCCCAGTTGCCAATCCCAGCTAAAGTagacaatttttaatttagcaACTTGTGATATAGACTTAAAAATGCGTATTTCGGTCAGAATATTGGAACAGTTTGTGCTAGAAGTGAACTGACTAGTGCTAGAAGCAAACCTGTTTTTACAATATGAACCACAACAGTCAACAGCACAACTTATGAATTGGTTGATCTTACAAGTCTTAATttaagaaataatatatataggagaaatatgtaaatattggCTCATTCTCACCTTTTCGACACCAATGGAACAAGATACAAACGCTCTTGTATATTCGGTTATTTCGTAAGCATAGTACAATCCATTGTAGAAAATATAAGGTGCAATAAACAGATGTAATGGCGATATCACGTGTCGAAACGTGCCCTTTAACTCCACTTTCACTTTTGTTAAAACCCGATTGGTCTTCGTTGGTGATTGTGTTGCGCTGTTTTCTAAGTAAacgcaaaatttatttatagtaaacaaacaaaacaatcaacTTACCCTTTTTTATCGAAGACGTTGTTGTCGGAAGAATCGATTCGCCTCGCGTTTGGTCCTCTTTAACTGACGCCTCTGGGAGAAATATGGcctgtaaacaaataaaaagcaatGCGCAGATCGTGAATAAGGAGAGCAGAAAGTAAATGCTCGTTTTACTTGGATGGAATTTCTCCAAGTCGTCCTCGCTGAAGTCGTAGATATAGTCCGCCTGTAATGAAATATGGAATCAACCATTAATTGCTACCTTCTTTGTACACTGCTTCGAAACATGCATGCGACAAGCTTCTCAAACAAATCCTTATTCATACTAAACATATACCTGGCAATCTTGCGACCCACAAAACGCCAAAGGGTTCTTTATTTCAAGAGTTGCATTTGGTACAATCCATGGCATCGTAGCATCGTGAGAGATGGCGGCTGATTTAGAATATTGCGTTGATGACACAACGAAACTTGCATTGATGGCACTGCCATTGGATGGTTTAACACCTTGGTTTTGCAACCCGAGCAAAACTGCGGCGTCTATTCCACTTCCTAatagctaaaaataaaaccttgcAATATTCAATTTGCCAAAAACTTTCTTTACAAAGGAATATCTGGAGGATGTTGTGTAAGTGGGTCCGCTGACACCCTCTACGTTTAACAAGGAATTAAAGTAAAGTGTTTCTCTGAAACGCTAAATAATGCACTCAAAAACTTACTTCCCCACAAAAAAGCatgctgtaataaattccaAAGTATCGATAAATCAAAGCTTCTTGCGATCGGCCACTGTCTTCGTTGCGTCGCGTTTCTTTTTCCCATTGCTTCTTCGCAAGGAAAGTAACATAACATGACCCACCGGCCCACATGCCACTTTCTGTGATACCGTGTACCACTGCCGCAGGAATAAGGGTGTACCAACCTGAtgaaaaaacacaatacaaaTATCATAGATGTTTCTCTTAAATTAACTGAACAGTTTTCGTACTTGGGTAAAAGTTGGATGCAATGTAAGCAACAAATCCAAGTTCACCAAGTATAATAGCGAACTTTGGTCCCAGGAAATCAATGACGATAGGCAAAAGAAAAATGCAGGAAAACGAAGAGACGATGAAAACGATCATAACGCTGGTGGTGCCGAGGCCGCCTTCTATGTTGATACTGCTTTCTAACCCAATCACGCCTGTTCGTGAGTTTTGTGATtagttattaatttattaataaatttattaattactaATAAATAAGCCCTAATATTCGTCTCTTGGATTAATACAATATGAAGAAACGCGTGTTATCCATAATAAAATGACGATGTACATT
Proteins encoded in this window:
- the LOC113474157 gene encoding protein unc-93 homolog A-like isoform X2; protein product: MFIITLSARDLKIGGKAMDESSVMNCDAAVSENSDCKPETRERSMSRYLYILGLTAMFIYGSYSGVIGLESSINIEGGLGTTSVMIVFIVSSFSCIFLLPIVIDFLGPKFAIILGELGFVAYIASNFYPSWYTLIPAAVVHGITESGMWAGGSCYVTFLAKKQWEKETRRNEDSGRSQEALIYRYFGIYYSMLFCGEAIFLPEASVKEDQTRGESILPTTTSSIKKENSATQSPTKTNRVLTKVKVELKGTFRHVISPLHLFIAPYIFYNGLYYAYEITEYTRAFVSCSIGVEKLGLATGVLGAFTISGTTFGGHVLYRLGRTKYAIVVTCWHLGTFLCSNFWQPHPNNTWVIYLLGAFLGFGQGILNNMLKGLTAHYFQGTEVVAFSVKNCITNLGIVAGTAWSTSLCVYEKIYVVIGFLLFSLVCFFIAERLFQKQKKTICM
- the LOC113474157 gene encoding protein unc-93 homolog A-like isoform X1 gives rise to the protein MFIITLSARDLKIGGKAMDESSVMNCDAAVSENSDCKPETRERSMSRYLYILGLTAMFIYGSYSGVIGLESSINIEGGLGTTSVMIVFIVSSFSCIFLLPIVIDFLGPKFAIILGELGFVAYIASNFYPSWYTLIPAAVVHGITESGMWAGGSCYVTFLAKKQWEKETRRNEDSGRSQEALIYRYFGIYYSMLFCGELLGSGIDAAVLLGLQNQGVKPSNGSAINASFVVSSTQYSKSAAISHDATMPWIVPNATLEIKNPLAFCGSQDCQADYIYDFSEDDLEKFHPSKTSIYFLLSLFTICALLFICLQAIFLPEASVKEDQTRGESILPTTTSSIKKENSATQSPTKTNRVLTKVKVELKGTFRHVISPLHLFIAPYIFYNGLYYAYEITEYTRAFVSCSIGVEKLGLATGVLGAFTISGTTFGGHVLYRLGRTKYAIVVTCWHLGTFLCSNFWQPHPNNTWVIYLLGAFLGFGQGILNNMLKGLTAHYFQGTEVVAFSVKNCITNLGIVAGTAWSTSLCVYEKIYVVIGFLLFSLVCFFIAERLFQKQKKTICM